The genomic region CTCAGACGGTGCAGGAGGGGAGGCCAATCCTGCTCCACTTCGGACCCGGCTTGTCTTGAAGTGTTGGCTGCAGCTCACATTGTACCTGTGGAACAAGGGGAACAATCAATACACAGGAAGGGATTTGGATTTCTATTGATTGCTGCTCAGAGTTTTTAGCGTATTTCAAACAAGGTAGCATAAAAAATGAAGTTATTTAATTATCTCTAAGGCTCTTTTATGCTCAAGGGAAACAGACTGAGTCTTCTGTTCATACTCGGACTAAACAGACAAAATGGGGCAGTACCACTGGAAATCATGGGGGGGCAAGGTAGCCGATAATTCCAACGAGACAATCAGGACACGAGGAAGAAATTTCCAACATGGCAGAACTTTTTGAGGAGAGACTTTGTGAGTTGGTAGGAAACTACAGGTATCTATACGACATTGCTTTGCCCAGGCCCAGGAACAAACAGCCACATTTCCTCTTTCTTAAGAGGGACAACATCACAACCTCCTCAACCATCGCCATGTTTGTTATTGTCAGTAACTGTTGACTCTgcgctgccatctagtggatgtattgcttAACAACCATTTCAATGTTAAAGAATCAGACATTGAAGTATGTGGGAGGTGATTTATCTCTTTGCAGAAACAAGCCTTTGGGATGTTGGAGGAAATCCTACCTCTTAGCACAAGTATTTGAACAGAACCTCTTTGAGCCTCTGAACTGGCTGGCTGGTGCCAGGTTTCCACAGTATTCACACTTCAACACTGCAGAGAAAAGTAAAGTATACAGATATATCAaatgtggaaaatacatacacaACAGGTTTATGGTATCATATTCTTTCAAATCCAAAaatccacttacatggaggtCCGTTTTCTGAGCGGCCAGCCAGGGCAAAATCTCTGTCTTTGAGGAGTCCAGCAACCTGTCACATCACATACAAGCCTGAGAGTTAGAAGCTTTTCCCACAGCCAGTGTCATTCAAACTTAAGCTAGGATTTTATGTGAAATCTGCATTTTCATGACAGGGGGCACTTACAGGGAAGGGTTCAGCTCCCTCCTGGATAACAAAGCCCTCTATGAGGTGGGTGAGAACTTGAGGTTTGACAACTGCCTGCGGAACTGGAGCTCTGTCTTTATCCCCATGCCCAACTCTTGGCAAAGGCAGAGGTAAGGACAGCGTGGGAGGAGATGAGAAGGCAGCTGCTACAGGAGCTACAGAGAGGAttgaaacaaacagagaacagGTTATTAAACCAGAAGGTTTATGGTGACAAGTTTAGAATATTACTAATTATTTTTGCTGGATTTGGAGAAGACCAACTGACCTGAGTCCTTTGTGGGGGCAGGGGATAAGGTTGGAGCAGAATCTTTTACTGGTGCAGGGTCTAATGATTCTGTCGCCATCTCACTTGGTACATCACAGTCAGATTTTCTCTTCAGGGAGCCAATGGCCGGCTTCATCTGATGGTGTGTGGAGGAAAAAGCAGCGGCAGTTATTAGACTTCACCTAAGCAAACCATTCAGAGTCACCGAGTTCATCCTTTCATTGGTTGATCTTACCATCGCACTGTTGTTGGACGCTGTGTTAACATTCCCGCTAGCTGTGTTGTCATGGGCTGTGCTGCTTCGTGCATTTGCCAGGGCAACAGCCTGAGCGTTTCCTGCTATGCCCTGCCTGGCTCCCACAAGCTGCACGGGGATGTGGGGATGGTTGTGTCCTGCAGTGGAGGCCTGGCTGTTGCTAGGTGGTGCTGGTAGAATGGGAGGTGGGTGTCTGGGAGGCAACTGCACAGGTAAACGGTGTCCCTGGGCTGTCTTGGGCTGGATAGGTACAGGCCCTTTGTCTGCTGTAGCGCAGGTCTGTTGTAGTGGCTGCACCACCAGAGTCTGCGTGTTAATGTTGGCTTTTGTGGTCACTGAGCCAATGGTGTAGCCCTGAGTGGACGTAGGAACATTTGACGTGGGTACCAAGATCATaggggcagcagaggaggacaagaggagttgtgagagagggagtgctGCTGAGGAAGTGGATGAGGGAGCTACAGAAGCAGCAGGGGTGACAGTCATGGCCTGGTTTCCAGTTTTTACAGTCATAGTGTTGGCAATGGATTGCTGAGTAAAATTGGGTTTGAccatttgttgttgctgttgtggttGTACTTGCTGCTGCTGAGCATTCTGGGAGaaagtctgctgctgctgaccgaGAGGAAAGCTGGCACAGTCTTTCCTCTCTGGAAGCTCAGACTTGATAGAAACTGCTCTGGGAGTGGAGGCACAGTGTAGGGCCAAGTTCTGCACCTGGGACATAAAGGAGTATTTGAGAAAGGAGAAGAGTCTTGTGACCATTAGACTCGACCAATCATATTTCTGAAactaacaatataaaaatctgACGATTATACAACTTTTAAATAGCTCAAACTTGACATTACAGTTATTTAATGGCACTCCAACCTGATCATGGTCCGATTGGGCAGTGGTAAGAGCAACGtcatgctgttgttgttgttgttgttgttgttgttgttgttgttgttgctgctgctgctgaggctgtGTCTGGGTCACTGTGGCTACAGTAGCTGTAGCTGTTCCCCCAGGCATAAAGATGAGCTGAGGAGCAAGGGGAGCCCTGAGAGAGCGGTTGACCTATATGAACCGGACAGATTATCAGTGTTGAAGTGTATAATTTGTTTAATGACTTTGAAAAGCAAAGACATTCTATTAAAGCAATCCAAGGAATACATTTAGCACACCAAATCAATAgcaaaaacagaataaacagcTAAATTATGATATCAAAAGCATTGGTGACACTGAAAAGAGCAATATATATCAAATGTTTTGATTGTTGCCAGAAACCCACCCTAAGATACATCTGTCCCTGTGCTGCCGCGTTTCCACCCAGCAACACCGACTGGTTGAGAGCTGGATTGGTTGCAGAGGTTGCCGGGCCGTGGGGACGAGGATTGGTCATCGTCCCTACTGCAGATGTGGTGCTGAGGTTGACCTGGGAGGAACAACAACTTGCATTTGTATCCCAAAAAAAACTACTACTTTGATAAGTTAactttgtgtcattctcaaagtaaatatttgtatatattgctTACAGTAGTAGGTGCTTGAGACGTGCTGTTACTCAGGGTGTTGGACTGGCGACTAGCTGCAAGGGTGGCCTGGATAAAAGAGAGAATTTACAATTTAAAGAGatcaaaaagaaataaaattggGTCACTCACAACTGAATTTTCCTACTGGTACTGCCAGGTACCTGTTGCACTGCGGCCAAGTTATGGAGTTGGGCACTGttgatctgctgctgcagcatgaGTTGCTGGAAGTATTGAGCTGCATTTGGCTGTCTTTGCAGAGCTTGAAGAGCctaaacacactcaaacacacacacatcctttaGACTTATCCAAAGGGTATTTACATTCCTACATTATGAGAAATTGCCAATATAAAGTGTTAGCTAACTCTCACCTGTACAGCCTGTCTCTCATACAGAGACATGTgggctatctggggcgcacggGAGTTCCCACTTGCCTGAGTCGGATTTCCATTGGTGGCGCTTGTGTTTTGGTCTTCGCCTCCCTCCATTGTTGCTGCTCATAACAAAAAGTGGCAATGACAAATGAAATGTGCTGCAAACACAATAATTACTTCTACTGCATAACATTATAACTATCTCAGCATGTACACTCTGTACTCCAAACTGGGCTCTAagacaatttaataaaaaggcCCATCAACAACATATCAAACAacgtatatttgtattttgcatGTGTTTGACCACTGATCTCTAACAGTTATTGAATAACTGTAATTACTGATGTGATGCCACTTTAGGTAATTATCTCAGCAATGACTCACAAACCAAAGATCAAACTTTCTGGAGGTCTTCATGCTATTATAGGTTAACTTCTGTTTATGTTTGACCACATTttaagtatatatattttttgcaatTCAACTTTAACAATCATATTCACTCAAGTTGTTGTTCATGTTGTTATTTCACATTAGGAATAGCATATTGTTAAGATAAAATAGAGCTGGAAGTGGGATATACTTtgtagaacaacaacaacaacagcaatagTAATAATCTGTACATAACCAATAAATGCGTCTCTCACGAGGGGATAACGAGCTCAAACAAATGGCCGGAAGTCTCTGGGGACTGAGAGTTTCCAGCATTAGCATCACTTCATATAAACAGAGGTGCCTGGTATTATTCTTTTACAGGGGTCCGTAAATCACAGCCGCGCAAAGATGTGTCAACAGTGAAATGAGCGGAGCAGATGTTGCCCCTGTTTGCCCGCTGGTCGCAGGGAGCAGGGCCGAGGTGCTACTTTCAGTAACCGACCAGTTGTCAACATGATAAAtgaacagcagagagagagagaacatggtGGAAAACACAAAGTAAGACAGAGGCTAGCTAGCTGCGGCTAACTACAATGGACTTTGGTAGTTACCTGTAATTAAAACACAAGTGTGAAGCTGCATAATTACAAATAGTGAGGGTTGAACCtgagtttgaaaaaaagaaCGAGTGCTGGGCTGTTCAAAAAAGTGAAGGAGTAACACACACGTTTATTAGCAATGTAAATGCACCATGGTTAGGCTAACTAACTAGCGATGCtagcagacagaaagagagcaaCTAGTTGACTGTCGCCCAGGCATCAAAGCAGCCATTAGTGATTTAGAGGAGACTTCCGCATTCATCTTACCTGTTTGTTTCGGTTCTTTTACAAGTTAAGAACAGGTTAAAGTTGAGCTCCTTGGTTTTAACTGCAAACaacgacagacagacagacagagacacagacacagctccTCTCAGGGTTTTTGCCTCCAACCAAACCCCgcccattttcttcttcttctgctggtgTTTATTGGTAGCCCACCTTataggtgcattaccgccaccttcTGACCTGGAGTGTGGAGCAGTGACTTGGCAGCAAACTAAACGAAACtaaaatgaaactattttattttttcctgtttctcttcAATAATTCATAAGAAGATGATGTATATTCCTTGATGTCTTTCCTCACACGTTTTTTGAATGTAATATTTAGCTTTTCGTCTTTTAATCCTGATATTAATTCCCTTCTTTGGTAATTATATATGTTACACTCTATCAATAGATGAgtgacagtttgtgtttttttgcattgtTCGCAGATTCCAGTTGGGACTTGCTTGACTATCTTATGAGGAGAATCATTGACTTTcgctcctctgcttctctctacatgtcattttaattcCCATTATTCTTGCCATGTTTTATGACTGTATTCGTTAATGATCGTTTTGATTTCTGCTTTGCTTAATGTTACTTGAATGTTGGATGCTGATCGTTTTAATGACTTTaagttttgtgtttatatatatttgcctTCCACTCCCATGTGAGCAGGACCCCATAGGACGGAGGTAAAGTATTAAACCCTCTCTGATTTATggtccctcctcttcttcttgtgaTTAAATTATATGTTATCGCACACATTTCAAAACATGGGAGCAATAATTAGTATTATAAGTATATTATTATGTACTCTACTTATTTTCTTATCTATTTCTTAAACTTGTCTCATCGTGCCGTGTGTTATCTTATCTTGGAAGAAAATATGTACATATCCAGGAACTGTGAATAAAATCTCGGTGCAAATGGTTTTTTCAAGCCTAGTTTTAGAACCTCTaacacagagacgtgtcatcaaCTGTCATTATCGAAGAAGATCTTAATCATTGACATACTTTCATTACAAGTTACTAATAAAATATAAGATGCAAGTTATCTTTTATGGAAACATTAACATCAATTAAATCTCAAATTGTAACTGCACGTTGTTGTGTTCTGAGTTCATCACGACAACGAGCATAAATAAACTACAAACTAGTTtctcatacattttttaatgcaatcagaaaacaaacaaaaagatgtGTGTTGGTTGAAGTAATCAaacaataaagcaaaacaaagttaaGATCAATAAACACAGAAGTTGACATAAACAAAGTGCTCACACTTACAGTAGTACAGTAACTTGACTCACTGAAACCTCCCAACATTTCCCATCGAGTTGAAAAAGTCTGCTTTAATTCTCAGCagtaataatcattacaatagATTTATGTAGAAATATTACAAACCTTACTCTTGATATCCTCATTAAACTATAACGTTTTGCAGTTATATTATGTTGATACAAGACTAAAGGTAGGTGCTTTCTTTGCcactttatgtaaaaaaaaaagcagcctgAGAATTTGGTCTAACATGAGTCTACAAATCATATAGGTAGACTGATGAGTTAGCCCACTATAATATGCCttgttaaatgaaatgtaacttACTATGTAAATATTACACAGAACATGCTTTGGAAAACATAAATTATGAATAGCAGAATAAATCTTCAAATTACTTCTAATTGTCTCTAATTTGAAAGAGTTAATTAATAATGTTGGTGTAGCACAAGACTTTTACAGCATTGTTGACCTTTCTGAAAAATTACAGAAGAGGATGTTTAGTTACAATCAAACTCAAATTTCAGTCAGGAAGCCGAGAATATTTACCAATTTATAGATATTTGCACAGACGCAGAAGCTCTTCTTGCTAATTTGGGAAAAGGGAAACTAAAAATCGAAGTCTTCCCAGCTATAGATTTTGCAGTGATTTCTATTTGTGTAGACTATTCACAACACTTTAAATTAGGCTCTTACATCCTCATATTCAATCTCTTCTTTTTAAAGCAACCTAGAACAAATTGAAGCCGGATAACACAAGAGAAAGAACTTGTGTGCGTTTTGTAACCTGCAACTGTCAGTGcacaaccaccacccccccgCTACAAAGAGCTTGCTGCAACCTGCACATAACGTGATTAGCTAAGCAGAATAAGATGAGCAATATGTCACTGTGTTGAGATAACGTAGAAATCCAAACTCTGATTTTCACGTAAGAAACATCACACTTGTCACTTTGCAGTCGAGGATGAATTACTCATTGacttatttcaaacaagaagcATGAAATTCGTGGTTTAAAGAGAAAGcaggttttcagccctgtgagtAATTTGCCCTTTTACGTGACAGGCAGATCAGTAGTTGTCCTAGGCACATGTCTGAAATACACACGAACTTTGAGAAGGTCCtgaccaacacaaacaaaccaaaaacagACTTGGGTATAACAGCAGTTTCATCGAACTTGTGAAAGAGTAAACTGTGTCACACAGTGAGAAATTGTGTCCCATTTCTGACATATTCAGGTCACATAGGTAGTAAGTGgtcatctctctcttcctgctcttcctccaaACTTTCTGGGGCCACTGCCCTGTACGCTGGGGAGGCCTCGCGATTTCCTGAGCGGCAGACAAAGTCACACCCGTCCTGTGATTGAGAAATAATGTTTCTTAAGAACTGAATGAAACACACTAGAATCACCCCGACTGATATGACGTCATCGAGAAAGTATAATCAGTACATCTGTCAGCGAGgaggcataaaaaaaacaaatcccaaAAGCTTATAATAATGTCATCATGATGTAGATCAGACTTACCGCTGTCAGGTTACCAAATTCCACCCAGAAAGCGAAATTGGGAAATTGCTCCATCCCTTTGGCGCCAACAATCAGCCGCTGGTAGAGGAAACCTCCAATGAGGTAAACAGCCAGAAGACAAACCCCACTGAAAGCAGAGAGCGAGCGTGATCACTGATCTTTCTAATATTTAACGATAGAAAAGGAATTTTGTGATTTTTTACATACATTATGAGTAATATGGAGCCGGAGCTGAGCTTAGAAGAAAGTTCTTGACACACCGCGCTGGAGTCCAACTTAAACAGGTAAAAACAGTCTTGCtcccgctccctctcctcccgaAGCACCTCCAGCTGGCCCTgggtgtgtaagagagagagagagagatagagagacgaAGGTAAATAACAGGCGTTTCGAAAGAGACACAGGGTGAAAGGGAGAACTATGTTGTGCTCGGGCAAACATTAGGCCTCTGAGACAGAACGTATTTCAATGAGACTACAAATAAATGCTGGAAAAGTGGTCCTGACTCAAATTTGTACCCAAACACAAGGTGACTAACAATATGATTTATTGTTaatactttattattatcagttaTTATGAAAACTCTATGTCAGTGTATTAGAAGAAAGTCATATAATTCATGAAAATTATCTACAATTCTACATTCATCTTCATACCTGAAAGAAcgcattatttttattaaatgcagagctgtttttttttcatctaaatGCTCTGTCATTCCGTTTCTTAAATATGATGATGTAAAAgccatctgtttttcttttaccataTCCACCTTCCGGTTGCATGAGATCATAACGAaggcttttctcttttccttggAGCAGTGGGCGTTATATGGTTCGCCATTTCTGTATATCAACATCACCCAGTCACCTGGAGAAGCaggaacatttttaaaacagacacagtatTGAACTAAAGCACAACATAAATGTATCCTTGAGTTATTTGAATTCTCAAGCTTCAGCCTTCTTTATGGTAATTTGTAAACACAGAATTCTGCAACATTATCCAAAATATGGGACAAAGAATCTAGCAAATGTCACAAAAGATATCCTGGCAAAACCAAAAAAATGAGGGTCAGGTCTTAGATTCTGCAGAGACTTACCTCCCCCGATGGCTTGCGTTGCATTATACAGTCCAATCACAGTGGTTTTGGTTTCTGTTCCCTTGCTGTCCACTTGAATGAGCCCAGCCCCTTGAACGCCTCCTGCATCGCCACACAACTGGAATATGTACTTGTAACTCTCATCTTTGTCTGGGGACTCTACAGTAAAGctgtaaaaacaaatgataataataaatacgaGGGTAAAAACTCAAGGCGTAAAACTCCTGAGGGGTTTGCCTTTCACAAATGAGCAATGGAGCCGGAGATTATTTGCTCagttcacaaaaacaaagaagtgATCACtctggggaagggggggggggggggggaagaaagcaggatgtaatgttttatttctgctgCTGAAATGTGATATTGTTCACAGCTCATCGACAACAGTGTTTGCTcatatcaccacaaactctcttgataTCTTCGTTGGTGTCtttgctttttcatcctgagatatttgttttcttttgtttcttctcatttttgcatctgtagcgtgttagaaatgtcatcaacacgtCAACTTGCTCATGTTGAATCatgcggaggatctcctgctatgttctcacatcggctccTACGGACTTTCTGCCGACTCTTCACCAGGGGACTGGCCAGAAGAAGCCAGCAGAAAGTCCGGAGGCTCTCACTTGAACATTagcgttcacacacacagccccttcAGAGTAGGCCAGTACGTTTCTCCTTAATTTCAGTGGAGGCCTGAAAGCAACTTGAGTCGTTACTTACCTCTTATTGGTGAGCGGTGCCAGCCGACTGAGGACTGCTCGGTCCGACTTGGAGTCATAGAGCACTTTACAGCTGTTGGTGCCGTCAGTGGCGAACACCACACTCCCACACAGGACCAGCTGAACTACAAGGGTCCACACCAGGAAGGGCCTTCTACTGGGACAGCTGTACACCTAGAACAGATGTTACAATAACAAActtatcttatttttttatatatatatatatatatatatatatatatatatatatatatatatatattcttttttaaaGGCCTTTATTTCCTTTATCACCAAGCAGGCGACTCTAATATCATAAAATTGTATTCATTGAAGGTGTGACCACATGATAATGTCCAAAACCATGTCAACTGAAAGATAGGCAGCTATTATAGTAAGTGTAGGGTAAATCCTTCCTGTCATTTCTCAATACAAAATGCAATGCATGTTTGCCTTATCAAAACTGACGCTTTCTTATCAATATACTAGTATTCTTTCAGTTTTAGCATCAACAATTGTGTCTATCAGGTGTCAGATGAGAAAAAgctaaacaaagaaacaaaaacataacccaTTTATAATTATATAGAGAAAATACCTGCTGTGTTATTAGGATAAACTATTATAAGTGGAGGCTGTGGTATGCTGGGGACTTCCCAACAGAACAAGTTGATGGTGTGATGGACGATGAAGTTGTGAAACTAAATAAACATCGTGTGCATGTTACAAGTGTGGTCCCCTCTGCACGAGGACACACAGCGAGTTCCACCTGGTTCACCCACCTCCATGCCTGCTCCTGCTGTGAAGGAATGGAACCAGCAGCCTCGATGCTCCCGGACGAGCTGACAGATGAGTGGAAGACGGATCCAGCAGAAGATGAGCTGCAGCTTCCTCTATGCTAACGGTCGCTTCCTGGTTGAGTTCATGAGCAACGCCGTTATGTTTTTATCCTGCGGGTAACGAAAGAAGCGAACCTGGACGCAGTCTGGAGCTTGAGTCGTCAGCTGCCTGCTTCTGCTCTGGATAATAAAGCGACTTTCCCtgtcagtgagagaggagaacaCCCAggaagctaacaggctaacaggctacaTGCAAACAGCAGCGGAGTGCGGAAGTGACCTGCACAGAGAGACATGTGACCGAGCTCGTGACGAATGGCCAATGATGTGCAGCTGCGTCACAGCGCTGTTTAATGTTGGTGCAAGAACTCCAAAAAATACTACTACTTGtactactatactatactatatacTAACATATTTTCTTAGGTACCTCTACTTCTACAacgtctttatttacacaacatTATCTGAACATACACTACACATTGACGTGCAAATATATACCCATGTGCAGCATTCACACTATAAGAACAAATCCAAAATTATGAGGATAATTAttaagtgcatgtgtgtatttatacataCAGTTGCAGTACAGAAATAACCCAAAAATACAACTGAAATTTAGTTTGAACTTCATTTAACACATACATTGTTAACCCCAATGGCCTTTCTAGACAATTAAGTATATTCAATCTATCTAATTAACGGAAATCTAGAACTGCAACAATATCATATTTGCAGGAAATGAGAGGAATcaatacattacattttttcaaaagAGTAGCTCATACCTACTGTGACCATGGATAGCCTCCAGCCCTGCCAAATGATAAGAGGATAAAGTTAATGAATGTATGGGTCATTGTTCTTCCATTCATCTATTACCAGTACTGTGCATCCTCTGAGGGTCgcaggggggctggagccaaaccAAGCTGACGCCGGGGTGAGACAGGCTGCcagtacagagacaaacaaacagtcaGACTTATATGGTTCACTGTTGAACTAATGTGACTCTATACCATTCCCACTTTTCCAAGAAGCTCTCATATCCTCCCTGCATCTCCCAAAAGACCTGCCCAGTGGGGCAAATACAGACTATAGTGGCTTTTAACCTCCACCATAACTAAAGCTAAAATGAATCACCATCATACCGAACCACATGATCATAAAACTGAAACATCATGAGGGAtcatttatggtttttattgttttattatactCAGCTCTCAGTAGGTGTATCTTTAGAACTGGGAGGTGAACTGTACATTTGTAaaattctttttaaatgaattatacACTTCAGTTTACTTTATTTCATCTATAAAGGCCCCCATCAAAATTCATACAGAAAGCATGTTGATAAAGTGAAGGCAGAGGTGAGGAAAAACCTGAGTATTTCTAATGGAAGGCCCCAAAAGAAAGGAAAGTCGTCAAAAAACAAAGTAAAGTAATTTACCACTGTATGCTaatgtccctctctccctctcctcctctgtgattgCTTCACTACCTATCGAGGCACATGCTGAAGTTTCCTAGGCCTCAGCAGTGagctctcctccacagagcatGCTCTCATTCCTCActttcttcctcccctcccccactcCCTCATTCCCTATGCCTCACCTGGCGACACACCCGGCTACTCCATGTCAACCAATCGCTGCTCCAAGACAGACACCAAGGAAGTGCACTTCCTGTATTTCAGCAGAGAACACTGGggcagaggaaaggagagagttgtgtactttgtttttctttccttttttatttgccaGATGGGTCCACACAGGCAGTACTTAGAGGGTTTGGAAAGGACTGAAGCAGTCGAGAGATCCAGGAGACCTTTGACAGATTTATGAGAGAGCTCAACGTTCAGCAACAGCGACTGAGAGgacaagacagagagaaggaggaggggacaGAAAAGTGTCAATCTGTTCAGACTTGTTTGGGAATTTGGAGCAGGGAAGgttgagagagacagggagcaaGCAAAAGGGAAAAGCAAGGAGAGCTCAGGCGTAAACATTACACTTTTTACAAGACTTCATTTCGTGagaggggggaaagaaaaagacatgtGTGACTCATCTGGACTAAAGGAAGCCATGTGTAAGGACATCTAGTCAATGTGAATACATGGAACGAATTCTTGTGTTGTTTTGCAACCTAATGCATTTGTAGCTGAGCTGGACTGGAGGGGGGAGATTGGATCTCCCCAGGACGCCACATTCAGGTGAGTCAATCGCTTTAGTAGGTTTTCATGGATCTCAGCTATGCATCCCTCTAGATTTCTTCCAGTCGTGGACGAAGATTCAGATCAGACCTAGTTGTGGTTTACATGTTACATGTCTTGCCTATGTGTCACAGGGCCTCACTT from Pleuronectes platessa chromosome 10, fPlePla1.1, whole genome shotgun sequence harbors:
- the m6pr gene encoding cation-dependent mannose-6-phosphate receptor isoform X1; translation: MEVYSCPSRRPFLVWTLVVQLVLCGSVVFATDGTNSCKVLYDSKSDRAVLSRLAPLTNKSFTVESPDKDESYKYIFQLCGDAGGVQGAGLIQVDSKGTETKTTVIGLYNATQAIGGGDWVMLIYRNGEPYNAHCSKEKRKAFVMISCNRKVDMGQLEVLREEREREQDCFYLFKLDSSAVCQELSSKLSSGSILLIIGVCLLAVYLIGGFLYQRLIVGAKGMEQFPNFAFWVEFGNLTADGCDFVCRSGNREASPAYRAVAPESLEEEQEERDDHLLPM
- the phc1 gene encoding polyhomeotic-like protein 1 isoform X1 yields the protein MEGGEDQNTSATNGNPTQASGNSRAPQIAHMSLYERQAVQALQALQRQPNAAQYFQQLMLQQQINSAQLHNLAAVQQATLAASRQSNTLSNSTSQAPTTVNLSTTSAVGTMTNPRPHGPATSATNPALNQSVLLGGNAAAQGQMYLRVNRSLRAPLAPQLIFMPGGTATATVATVTQTQPQQQQQQQQQQQQQQQQQQHDVALTTAQSDHDQVQNLALHCASTPRAVSIKSELPERKDCASFPLGQQQQTFSQNAQQQQVQPQQQQQMVKPNFTQQSIANTMTVKTGNQAMTVTPAASVAPSSTSSAALPLSQLLLSSSAAPMILVPTSNVPTSTQGYTIGSVTTKANINTQTLVVQPLQQTCATADKGPVPIQPKTAQGHRLPVQLPPRHPPPILPAPPSNSQASTAGHNHPHIPVQLVGARQGIAGNAQAVALANARSSTAHDNTASGNVNTASNNSAMMKPAIGSLKRKSDCDVPSEMATESLDPAPVKDSAPTLSPAPTKDSAPVAAAFSSPPTLSLPLPLPRVGHGDKDRAPVPQAVVKPQVLTHLIEGFVIQEGAEPFPVAGLLKDRDFALAGRSENGPPLLKCEYCGNLAPASQFRGSKRFCSNTCAKRYNVSCSQHFKTSRVRSGAGLASPPAPSESMAKRRGPSRRSSSNITSNKMSNRHLAVKCHSESSRSEDVSSDGEEEEEDDSPSLSPTSSRSCSRADHSAPQSDSSAPGSLPLEGANFLSSTPAQWGVEEVCRFISSLQGCEELAAQFLSQEIDGQALMLLREDHLISTMNIKLGPALKICASINSLRE
- the phc1 gene encoding polyhomeotic-like protein 1 isoform X2; protein product: MLQQQINSAQLHNLAAVQQATLAASRQSNTLSNSTSQAPTTVNLSTTSAVGTMTNPRPHGPATSATNPALNQSVLLGGNAAAQGQMYLRVNRSLRAPLAPQLIFMPGGTATATVATVTQTQPQQQQQQQQQQQQQQQQQQHDVALTTAQSDHDQVQNLALHCASTPRAVSIKSELPERKDCASFPLGQQQQTFSQNAQQQQVQPQQQQQMVKPNFTQQSIANTMTVKTGNQAMTVTPAASVAPSSTSSAALPLSQLLLSSSAAPMILVPTSNVPTSTQGYTIGSVTTKANINTQTLVVQPLQQTCATADKGPVPIQPKTAQGHRLPVQLPPRHPPPILPAPPSNSQASTAGHNHPHIPVQLVGARQGIAGNAQAVALANARSSTAHDNTASGNVNTASNNSAMMKPAIGSLKRKSDCDVPSEMATESLDPAPVKDSAPTLSPAPTKDSAPVAAAFSSPPTLSLPLPLPRVGHGDKDRAPVPQAVVKPQVLTHLIEGFVIQEGAEPFPVAGLLKDRDFALAGRSENGPPLLKCEYCGNLAPASQFRGSKRFCSNTCAKRYNVSCSQHFKTSRVRSGAGLASPPAPSESMAKRRGPSRRSSSNITSNKMSNRHLAVKCHSESSRSEDVSSDGEEEEEDDSPSLSPTSSRSCSRADHSAPQSDSSAPGSLPLEGANFLSSTPAQWGVEEVCRFISSLQGCEELAAQFLSQEIDGQALMLLREDHLISTMNIKLGPALKICASINSLRE
- the m6pr gene encoding cation-dependent mannose-6-phosphate receptor isoform X2; protein product: MHGYEQLSMHVSLALPHTSESLHFQRQVLLQLGLQLVLCGSVVFATDGTNSCKVLYDSKSDRAVLSRLAPLTNKSFTVESPDKDESYKYIFQLCGDAGGVQGAGLIQVDSKGTETKTTVIGLYNATQAIGGGDWVMLIYRNGEPYNAHCSKEKRKAFVMISCNRKVDMGQLEVLREEREREQDCFYLFKLDSSAVCQELSSKLSSGSILLIIGVCLLAVYLIGGFLYQRLIVGAKGMEQFPNFAFWVEFGNLTADGCDFVCRSGNREASPAYRAVAPESLEEEQEERDDHLLPM